The following coding sequences lie in one Vespula pensylvanica isolate Volc-1 chromosome 7, ASM1446617v1, whole genome shotgun sequence genomic window:
- the LOC122630455 gene encoding uncharacterized protein LOC122630455 isoform X1, which produces MMSTPSKFHNTELDMTLLSTPMPKASSTVQRKSTLEDKYLDRNFRNENFASSSLRGNNMLLKSDDSSLGILNNISTLLGETSGVNDKQKRESDGLNAEQELARKLLRKCSNFKGLTFSSDANKKDDVNIETLTKYFNPSDHDGNSSTYNNENKLKQQNSTQTLCVEGASNSVVFEPKEITARSSEMSKSAEKNVSSFSPKSTGGISFDATTAELMELFNNEEFQSVSQMTNHLLADESSWKQNCSYDLPLATSSEKEYLDLSCFSGIIGELDLSVESNAGRKVSIGEFFKRKCGNIGDLSNDIVERPTLGLSINSPKKKNRLIPLVDSTIADGSLTFREKEQTHLTNSTKDIEEQSIMSLSSIAQALQEIDNCTPRRLVDQLIMAKKKRKEFQLEKNDDKGNTYTLLPSSRCSMPATPSALNIKDDNKSSKLSLDSKTINKTLENKATLPRMLSFTSDLDLHTKDTLENIPQRKSLKKEETEKSSTSLQQQGTDEIKLSDIQSIFKDNKFSLPEMKSNKSGMERKESLKQENISYTSKMDYSVAQKLTTTGQSNLETMSQLHDIIVSRNSQEICSCIVGISREADIALTNTSDRWIICSLGTFQLQGNKQNIILHLPKDTILIKPNSTQSVKIGVKITKKSNPAIVILNIITTDMVTRKESIIKHMIYVESEELQVNVLTPFKKAELNFGNIIENTMETLSITLQNKNNMVLPIILSIVHDGPKVFNINNLQDGFTHELKPREQFTAVVQCEGLSSLLASAESLKNQLISIEAKLLIQVDNKKDDAVMIKEVPLYVKIGSCKIQVVDTELPIEIPRKQTKSLTIVNTGELPLSITAFIVQDEKSSNRIEDFSVKPETLTLKRNATDRFLITFKPRCSDTHDRHVKIKLSIGNNTYYYSVIGQQNVEAENESYLRCETPQQTSDAVSPSSPHSMLSSRSGRNSPISSISGSTVAGDKIPIKSTHAALVWGSVKPSKSDTKEFTIRNISDNRIKLQVQISDKNNSFLFLKDHQTISPNIVLVLHRMESRTLSVVFCPRHVGAATGKIIFKHYEIKKEENKSRPSKAILLYGYGGFGRVIISEIFKDINGKMWLPLGKLNSGEILNAKIKLENIGDLYSYAKVKLIPKAIYPSMVSSWQVNPTELLLEPKETQWVTLEFQPRKEDLILLRQRSDVCHVGTINIIYGDEPTRWRIRRLYNKIKNAGDLNGGESEPFRNIVYPLCKVFPGEQLMPDLNLINDTIQNLSDLCHGVRQHEIILTVETNADETLSMIHDSADESQMFYSLYSDNSHVDVESSGKSFLPSETIIGGCEVNVRHELFDDYFTVSPNVVNLIPSIKNEAIITILSSSRVAQPYETVLSNTDVLSILPAEGMIPAGKGFPLKIKCKQKVQRNLEAMLEIYTENHRQDVKIKVAVVQQ; this is translated from the exons ACTCGAAGACAAATATCTTGATAGGAATTTTAGAAATGAGAACTTtgcatcttcttctttacgtggcaataatatgttattaaaGTCGGATGATTCTTCGCTAGGTATTCTTAACAATATATCAACTC TATTAGGAGAAACAAGTGGAGTAaacgataaacaaaaaagagaatctGATGGATTGAATGCTGAACAAGAACTTGCTAGGAAGTTACTTAGAAAATGTAGCAATTTTAAAggtttaacattttcttctg ATGCTAATAAAAAGGATGATGTCAATATTGAAactttaacaaaatattttaatcccTCAGATCATGATGGTAATTCTTCTACATACAATAATGAGAACAAGTTGAAACAACAGAATAGTACACAAACATTATGTGTTGAAGGTGCCTCAAACAGT GTTGTATTTGAACCTAAAGAAATAACAGCCCGTTCTTCAGAAATGAGTAAAAGTGCAGAGAAAAATGTATCTTCGTTCTCTCCAAAAAGTACAGGAGGAATTAGTTTTGATGCAACAACTGCCGAGCTGATGGAACTATTTAACAATGAAGAATTTCAGTCTGTTTCTCAAATGACCAATCATCTGTTAGCTGATGAATCTTCCTGGAAACAAAATTGTTCTTATGATCTTCCTTTGGCAACTAGttcagaaaaagaatatttagatTTATCATGCTTTTCTGGTATTATTGGAGAATTGGATCTATCAGTAGa ATCTAACGCTGGACGTAAAGTGTCTATTggtgaatttttcaaaaggaaGTGTGGAAATATTGGAGACTTGTCAAATGATATTGTGGAAAGACCAACTTTAGGATTGTCTATCAACAGccctaaaaagaaaaacagattaATACCTTTAGTTGATTCAACCATTGCAGATG GATCCTTGACATTCAGAGAGAAGGAGCAAACTCATCTTACAAATTCAACAAAAGATATAGAAGAGCAAAGTATTATGAGTTTAAGTAGTATTGCTCAAGCATTACAAGAAATCGATAATTGTACTCCACGAAGATTAGTAGATCAACTTATAatggcaaaaaagaaaagaaaagagtttcaattagaaaaaaatgatgacaAAGGCAACACATATACGCTTTTACCTTCAAGCAGATGTTCTATGCCTGCAACTCCGAGTGCTCTTAACATtaaagatgataataaatcaTCTAAACTTTCACTGGATAGTAAAAccattaataaaacattagaaaataaagCAACTTTGCCAAGAATGTTATCATTTACGTCTGACTTAGATTTACATACTAAAGATACTTTGGAAAATATTCCTCAAAGAAAGtcattaaagaaagaagagactgAAAAGAGTTCAACAAGTCTCCAACAGCAAGGTACTG atgaaataaaattatcagatATACAGtcgatttttaaagataacAAGTTTTCTCTTCCCGAAATGAAGTCTAATAAATCaggaatggaaagaaaagaatcgttgAAACAAGAAAACATCTCATATACATCTAAGATGGACTATAGTGTTGCTCAAAAATTGACAACCACAGGACAGTCAAACTTGGAAACAATGTCTCAGTTACATG ATATCATTGTTAGCAGAAATAGTCAAGAGATCTGCAGTTGCATTGTTGGCATATCAAGAGAAGCAGATATTGCATTAACGAATACAAGCGATAGATGGATAATTTGCTCATTAGGTACATTCCAATTACAAGGAAATAagcaaaatataatacttcatTTGCCCAAAGATACAATTCTTATAAAACCGAATTCAACTCAATCTGTCAag attggtgtaaaaataacgaagaaaagtaatcctgcaatagtaatattaaatataataacgacTGATATGGtaacaagaaaagaatcaaTAATTAAACACATGATCTATGTTGAATCAGAAGAACTTCAAGTAAATGTATTAACACCTTTTAAAAAGGCAGAACTTAATTTTGGTAACATTATTGAAAATACTATGGAAACTTTATCTATtacattacaaaataaaaataatatggtTCTCCCTATAATACTATCTATTGTACAT GATGGtccaaaagtttttaatataaataatttacaagatGGTTTTACACATGAACTTAAGCCTCGAGAACAATTTACTGCTGTTGTGCAATGTGAGGGGCTCTCATCATTATTAGCTtcag cagaatcattaaaaaatcaattgatCAGCATAGAAGCTAAACTGTTAATACAAgtagataacaaaaaagatgaTGCTGTAATGATAAAAGAAGTACCATTGTACGTAAAAATAGGTTCATGTAAAATACAAGTTGTTGATACTGAATTACCTATAGAGATTCCCAGGAAACAAACCAAATCTTTAACTATTGTTAATACAGGAGAATTGCCTCTTTCAATAACAGCATTCATAGTGCAAGATGAAAAGTCTTCAAATCGTATTGAAGATTTTTCTGTTAAACCTGAAACTTTAACATTAAAGCGTAATGCAACAGacagatttttaataacatttaaacCACGTTGCTCTGATACTCATGATAG ACATGTTAAAATTAAACTATCTATTGgtaataatacttattattattctgtaATCGGACAACAAAATGTGGAAGCAGAAAACGAAAGTTATTTACGATGTGAAACACCACAACAAACTTCTGATGCTGTTTCTCCAAGTTCACCACATAGCATGTTATCCAGCAG ATCTGGAAGAAATTCTCCAATCAGTTCAATATCTGGCTCCACTGTTGCTGGGGATAAAATACCTATTAAATCAACACATGCTGCCTTAGTATGGGGTTCTGTAAAGCCAAGTAAAAGTGATACTAAAGAATTCACCATTCGTAATATAAGTGATAACAGAATAAAACTTCAAGTTCAGATATCCgacaaaaataatagttttctG tttCTTAAAGATCATCAGACAATAAGTCCAAATATCGTGCTAGTGCTGCATCGTATGGAAAGTAGAACACTTTCTGTTGTATTTTGTCCACGTCATGTTGGCGCAGCTActggaaaaattatttttaagcattatgaaatcaaaaaagaagaaaacaaatcacGTCCCTCAAAAGCA atattattatatggtTATGGTGGTTTTGGCAGAGTCAttatttctgaaatatttaaagatattaatgGTAAAATGTGGTTGCCTCTTGGTAAATTGAATTCTGGCGAAATTTTAAATGCTAAGatcaaattagaaaatattggtGATCTATATTCATATGCTAAAGTCAAGTTAATACCAAAAg CTATTTACCCTTCCATGGTTTCTAGTTGGCAAGTAAATCCAACAGAACTTTTACTGGAACCGAAAGAAACTCAGTGGGTTACATTAGAGTTTCAACCAAGAAAAGAAGACTTAATATTATTGCGACAACGTTCTGATGTATGTCACGTAGGgactataaatattatttatggtGATGAGCCGACACGTTGGCGAATACgtcgattatataataaaataaagaatgcaGGTGATTTAAATGGAGGTGAAAGTGAACCATTTAGGAATATAGTTTACCCACTCTGCAAGGTTTTTCCTGGAGAACAATTAATGCCAgatttaaatttgattaatgaTACAATA CAAAATCTTAGTGATTTATGTCATGGAGTACGTCaacatgaaataatattaactgtGGAGACCAATGCAGATGAGACATTATCTATGATTCATGATAGTGCAGATGAATCACAGatgttttattctctttatagTGACAATAGCCATGTGGATGTAGAATCAAGTGGAAAAAGCTTTTTACCTTCAGA GACAATAATAGGAGGCTGTGAAGTAAATGTACGTCATGAACTGTTTGATGATTATTTTACTGTATCTCCTAATGTTGTGAATTTAATCCcttcaataaaaaatgaagcaaTTATAACTATTTTAAGTTCAAGCAGAGTAGCACAACCATATGAAACTGTTTTATCAAACACAGATGTACTTAGTATTTTACCAGCTGAGGGTATGATACCAGCTGGTAAAGGATTtcctttaaaaatcaaatgcAAACAGAAAGTTCAACGTAATTTAGAAGCTATGCTTGAAATATACACTGAAAATCATAGACAAGATGTAAAGATAAAAGTAGCTGTTGTACAGCAATAA
- the LOC122630455 gene encoding uncharacterized protein LOC122630455 isoform X2: MMSTPSKFHNTELDMTLLSTPMPKASSTVQRKSTLEDKYLDRNFRNENFASSSLRGNNMLLKSDDSSLGILNNISTLLGETSGVNDKQKRESDGLNAEQELARKLLRKCSNFKGLTFSSDANKKDDVNIETLTKYFNPSDHDGNSSTYNNENKLKQQNSTQTLCVEGASNSVVFEPKEITARSSEMSKSAEKNVSSFSPKSTGGISFDATTAELMELFNNEEFQSVSQMTNHLLADESSWKQNCSYDLPLATSSEKEYLDLSCFSGIIGELDLSVESNAGRKVSIGEFFKRKCGNIGDLSNDIVERPTLGLSINSPKKKNRLIPLVDSTIADGSLTFREKEQTHLTNSTKDIEEQSIMSLSSIAQALQEIDNCTPRRLVDQLIMAKKKRKEFQLEKNDDKGNTYTLLPSSRCSMPATPSALNIKDDNKSSKLSLDSKTINKTLENKATLPRMLSFTSDLDLHTKDTLENIPQRKSLKKEETEKSSTSLQQQGTDEIKLSDIQSIFKDNKFSLPEMKSNKSGMERKESLKQENISYTSKMDYSVAQKLTTTGQSNLETMSQLHDIIVSRNSQEICSCIVGISREADIALTNTSDRWIICSLGTFQLQGNKQNIILHLPKDTILIKPNSTQSVKIGVKITKKSNPAIVILNIITTDMVTRKESIIKHMIYVESEELQVNVLTPFKKAELNFGNIIENTMETLSITLQNKNNMVLPIILSIVHDGPKVFNINNLQDGFTHELKPREQFTAVVQCEGLSSLLASESLKNQLISIEAKLLIQVDNKKDDAVMIKEVPLYVKIGSCKIQVVDTELPIEIPRKQTKSLTIVNTGELPLSITAFIVQDEKSSNRIEDFSVKPETLTLKRNATDRFLITFKPRCSDTHDRHVKIKLSIGNNTYYYSVIGQQNVEAENESYLRCETPQQTSDAVSPSSPHSMLSSRSGRNSPISSISGSTVAGDKIPIKSTHAALVWGSVKPSKSDTKEFTIRNISDNRIKLQVQISDKNNSFLFLKDHQTISPNIVLVLHRMESRTLSVVFCPRHVGAATGKIIFKHYEIKKEENKSRPSKAILLYGYGGFGRVIISEIFKDINGKMWLPLGKLNSGEILNAKIKLENIGDLYSYAKVKLIPKAIYPSMVSSWQVNPTELLLEPKETQWVTLEFQPRKEDLILLRQRSDVCHVGTINIIYGDEPTRWRIRRLYNKIKNAGDLNGGESEPFRNIVYPLCKVFPGEQLMPDLNLINDTIQNLSDLCHGVRQHEIILTVETNADETLSMIHDSADESQMFYSLYSDNSHVDVESSGKSFLPSETIIGGCEVNVRHELFDDYFTVSPNVVNLIPSIKNEAIITILSSSRVAQPYETVLSNTDVLSILPAEGMIPAGKGFPLKIKCKQKVQRNLEAMLEIYTENHRQDVKIKVAVVQQ; the protein is encoded by the exons ACTCGAAGACAAATATCTTGATAGGAATTTTAGAAATGAGAACTTtgcatcttcttctttacgtggcaataatatgttattaaaGTCGGATGATTCTTCGCTAGGTATTCTTAACAATATATCAACTC TATTAGGAGAAACAAGTGGAGTAaacgataaacaaaaaagagaatctGATGGATTGAATGCTGAACAAGAACTTGCTAGGAAGTTACTTAGAAAATGTAGCAATTTTAAAggtttaacattttcttctg ATGCTAATAAAAAGGATGATGTCAATATTGAAactttaacaaaatattttaatcccTCAGATCATGATGGTAATTCTTCTACATACAATAATGAGAACAAGTTGAAACAACAGAATAGTACACAAACATTATGTGTTGAAGGTGCCTCAAACAGT GTTGTATTTGAACCTAAAGAAATAACAGCCCGTTCTTCAGAAATGAGTAAAAGTGCAGAGAAAAATGTATCTTCGTTCTCTCCAAAAAGTACAGGAGGAATTAGTTTTGATGCAACAACTGCCGAGCTGATGGAACTATTTAACAATGAAGAATTTCAGTCTGTTTCTCAAATGACCAATCATCTGTTAGCTGATGAATCTTCCTGGAAACAAAATTGTTCTTATGATCTTCCTTTGGCAACTAGttcagaaaaagaatatttagatTTATCATGCTTTTCTGGTATTATTGGAGAATTGGATCTATCAGTAGa ATCTAACGCTGGACGTAAAGTGTCTATTggtgaatttttcaaaaggaaGTGTGGAAATATTGGAGACTTGTCAAATGATATTGTGGAAAGACCAACTTTAGGATTGTCTATCAACAGccctaaaaagaaaaacagattaATACCTTTAGTTGATTCAACCATTGCAGATG GATCCTTGACATTCAGAGAGAAGGAGCAAACTCATCTTACAAATTCAACAAAAGATATAGAAGAGCAAAGTATTATGAGTTTAAGTAGTATTGCTCAAGCATTACAAGAAATCGATAATTGTACTCCACGAAGATTAGTAGATCAACTTATAatggcaaaaaagaaaagaaaagagtttcaattagaaaaaaatgatgacaAAGGCAACACATATACGCTTTTACCTTCAAGCAGATGTTCTATGCCTGCAACTCCGAGTGCTCTTAACATtaaagatgataataaatcaTCTAAACTTTCACTGGATAGTAAAAccattaataaaacattagaaaataaagCAACTTTGCCAAGAATGTTATCATTTACGTCTGACTTAGATTTACATACTAAAGATACTTTGGAAAATATTCCTCAAAGAAAGtcattaaagaaagaagagactgAAAAGAGTTCAACAAGTCTCCAACAGCAAGGTACTG atgaaataaaattatcagatATACAGtcgatttttaaagataacAAGTTTTCTCTTCCCGAAATGAAGTCTAATAAATCaggaatggaaagaaaagaatcgttgAAACAAGAAAACATCTCATATACATCTAAGATGGACTATAGTGTTGCTCAAAAATTGACAACCACAGGACAGTCAAACTTGGAAACAATGTCTCAGTTACATG ATATCATTGTTAGCAGAAATAGTCAAGAGATCTGCAGTTGCATTGTTGGCATATCAAGAGAAGCAGATATTGCATTAACGAATACAAGCGATAGATGGATAATTTGCTCATTAGGTACATTCCAATTACAAGGAAATAagcaaaatataatacttcatTTGCCCAAAGATACAATTCTTATAAAACCGAATTCAACTCAATCTGTCAag attggtgtaaaaataacgaagaaaagtaatcctgcaatagtaatattaaatataataacgacTGATATGGtaacaagaaaagaatcaaTAATTAAACACATGATCTATGTTGAATCAGAAGAACTTCAAGTAAATGTATTAACACCTTTTAAAAAGGCAGAACTTAATTTTGGTAACATTATTGAAAATACTATGGAAACTTTATCTATtacattacaaaataaaaataatatggtTCTCCCTATAATACTATCTATTGTACAT GATGGtccaaaagtttttaatataaataatttacaagatGGTTTTACACATGAACTTAAGCCTCGAGAACAATTTACTGCTGTTGTGCAATGTGAGGGGCTCTCATCATTATTAGCTtcag aatcattaaaaaatcaattgatCAGCATAGAAGCTAAACTGTTAATACAAgtagataacaaaaaagatgaTGCTGTAATGATAAAAGAAGTACCATTGTACGTAAAAATAGGTTCATGTAAAATACAAGTTGTTGATACTGAATTACCTATAGAGATTCCCAGGAAACAAACCAAATCTTTAACTATTGTTAATACAGGAGAATTGCCTCTTTCAATAACAGCATTCATAGTGCAAGATGAAAAGTCTTCAAATCGTATTGAAGATTTTTCTGTTAAACCTGAAACTTTAACATTAAAGCGTAATGCAACAGacagatttttaataacatttaaacCACGTTGCTCTGATACTCATGATAG ACATGTTAAAATTAAACTATCTATTGgtaataatacttattattattctgtaATCGGACAACAAAATGTGGAAGCAGAAAACGAAAGTTATTTACGATGTGAAACACCACAACAAACTTCTGATGCTGTTTCTCCAAGTTCACCACATAGCATGTTATCCAGCAG ATCTGGAAGAAATTCTCCAATCAGTTCAATATCTGGCTCCACTGTTGCTGGGGATAAAATACCTATTAAATCAACACATGCTGCCTTAGTATGGGGTTCTGTAAAGCCAAGTAAAAGTGATACTAAAGAATTCACCATTCGTAATATAAGTGATAACAGAATAAAACTTCAAGTTCAGATATCCgacaaaaataatagttttctG tttCTTAAAGATCATCAGACAATAAGTCCAAATATCGTGCTAGTGCTGCATCGTATGGAAAGTAGAACACTTTCTGTTGTATTTTGTCCACGTCATGTTGGCGCAGCTActggaaaaattatttttaagcattatgaaatcaaaaaagaagaaaacaaatcacGTCCCTCAAAAGCA atattattatatggtTATGGTGGTTTTGGCAGAGTCAttatttctgaaatatttaaagatattaatgGTAAAATGTGGTTGCCTCTTGGTAAATTGAATTCTGGCGAAATTTTAAATGCTAAGatcaaattagaaaatattggtGATCTATATTCATATGCTAAAGTCAAGTTAATACCAAAAg CTATTTACCCTTCCATGGTTTCTAGTTGGCAAGTAAATCCAACAGAACTTTTACTGGAACCGAAAGAAACTCAGTGGGTTACATTAGAGTTTCAACCAAGAAAAGAAGACTTAATATTATTGCGACAACGTTCTGATGTATGTCACGTAGGgactataaatattatttatggtGATGAGCCGACACGTTGGCGAATACgtcgattatataataaaataaagaatgcaGGTGATTTAAATGGAGGTGAAAGTGAACCATTTAGGAATATAGTTTACCCACTCTGCAAGGTTTTTCCTGGAGAACAATTAATGCCAgatttaaatttgattaatgaTACAATA CAAAATCTTAGTGATTTATGTCATGGAGTACGTCaacatgaaataatattaactgtGGAGACCAATGCAGATGAGACATTATCTATGATTCATGATAGTGCAGATGAATCACAGatgttttattctctttatagTGACAATAGCCATGTGGATGTAGAATCAAGTGGAAAAAGCTTTTTACCTTCAGA GACAATAATAGGAGGCTGTGAAGTAAATGTACGTCATGAACTGTTTGATGATTATTTTACTGTATCTCCTAATGTTGTGAATTTAATCCcttcaataaaaaatgaagcaaTTATAACTATTTTAAGTTCAAGCAGAGTAGCACAACCATATGAAACTGTTTTATCAAACACAGATGTACTTAGTATTTTACCAGCTGAGGGTATGATACCAGCTGGTAAAGGATTtcctttaaaaatcaaatgcAAACAGAAAGTTCAACGTAATTTAGAAGCTATGCTTGAAATATACACTGAAAATCATAGACAAGATGTAAAGATAAAAGTAGCTGTTGTACAGCAATAA